The following proteins are encoded in a genomic region of Laspinema palackyanum D2c:
- a CDS encoding DUF3038 domain-containing protein, giving the protein MRQTLKLAPPGQPNGVPNKATPIAASPPWEEVVGVNAPTPAQLDNIKTQLDLVLLALECLADIGSEAILRTAEELGLESVVADRVSLWRLRQSNPMRKSQGGRKKLDVEEARSLVMIICHLAKTHHELIRRGVALLEQLSEQNRPPHEASMLGDFIDTFCNTYQERMEDGDTTSPDLLTHLALKLLIDLLFYSGPGGHRRLWLALLDRSISR; this is encoded by the coding sequence ATGCGCCAGACCCTAAAATTAGCTCCCCCGGGTCAACCTAACGGTGTTCCTAACAAAGCGACACCGATCGCTGCTTCTCCACCTTGGGAGGAAGTAGTGGGTGTGAATGCACCGACCCCGGCACAGTTGGATAACATCAAAACTCAGTTAGATTTAGTCTTGCTGGCCCTGGAATGCTTGGCGGACATTGGTTCCGAAGCCATTCTGCGAACAGCAGAGGAATTGGGACTTGAATCGGTGGTGGCCGATCGCGTCTCCTTGTGGCGACTGCGCCAGTCCAATCCCATGCGGAAGAGTCAGGGGGGTCGCAAAAAGCTGGATGTGGAGGAAGCGCGATCGCTGGTGATGATTATTTGTCACCTCGCCAAAACCCACCACGAATTAATCCGCCGGGGTGTGGCCCTGCTGGAACAGCTTTCAGAACAAAACCGCCCCCCTCATGAAGCCTCTATGTTAGGGGACTTCATTGATACGTTTTGCAACACCTACCAAGAACGCATGGAAGATGGAGACACCACCTCCCCGGACCTGCTGACTCACTTAGCCCTCAAACTGCTGATTGATTTACTCTTCTACAGCGGTCCGGGCGGTCATCGGCGGCTGTGGTTGGCTTTGCTCGATCGCTCAATCAGTCGTTAA
- a CDS encoding DUF4335 domain-containing protein, whose translation MRRYTPPTCTLEIVAKSSPLSKWMGKPVLKQLRFQLSFDAPQLPEEQQVTIRGDARALDALSHAVTNYVQDFVQQSPQRLNATYFAAEADATSTPSEVQTEITEPTTRLQSPHPTLEEKPIAGFPSPPPDQVSWNSQTLEPVLGIYLKPRGLLAHELHFGELATPESGPVVNLGTLQLFDLATALDYAAADAIALPNLGGVAGLSKTPPWLAIAAMALFTVGVSASLLNLLNPATEGDTPTVAQSPAEPLPEQNVVPVPPPVVAPPTVPPGTNPAPNGVQTPPNGQQPSALPPKAPTSPPVPPAAPPVGQTSPPAAAPQAGVNRPSPASPPVAPPPAASTPRPLPEGRQSGLQMPPPGSAPQRPQVELEITPDDSDPMPPMRPLPSLADDPIPEPPDWDELMAQRGNSTTAPEPSFPPMQQTPERVPTPAPTQPASPPETRQEGNPAPASPNRSPLDDAPPPLPNVRLDSSATVPEGGEESLVSEAEGMDAIALKAPPTSFPESESSAGDVPAESATRTQSIFEDPPQLAEAKSYFQDTWQPPQGFKDKLEYVLTLNPDGSIQQIVPLGIASGTHIDISGVPLQGTPFVSPLPEAQSLQIRVVLEPDGRVLTFAQ comes from the coding sequence ATGCGAAGGTACACGCCCCCCACTTGCACCCTAGAGATTGTGGCAAAAAGCTCCCCTCTCTCCAAGTGGATGGGCAAACCTGTCCTTAAACAATTGCGCTTTCAACTCAGTTTTGATGCGCCGCAATTGCCCGAGGAACAACAAGTTACCATTCGCGGCGACGCCCGAGCACTGGATGCTTTGTCTCATGCCGTCACAAATTATGTCCAAGACTTCGTGCAGCAGTCGCCCCAACGCCTCAATGCTACTTATTTCGCTGCCGAAGCTGACGCCACCTCTACGCCGTCGGAAGTCCAAACGGAGATTACAGAACCCACCACGCGCTTACAATCTCCTCACCCGACCCTAGAGGAAAAACCGATCGCCGGTTTCCCCTCTCCCCCACCGGATCAAGTCTCCTGGAATTCTCAAACCCTTGAACCCGTTCTGGGTATTTATTTAAAACCTCGGGGGTTACTGGCGCATGAGTTACATTTCGGTGAACTCGCAACCCCAGAATCGGGTCCCGTGGTGAATTTGGGAACGTTACAATTATTTGACTTAGCCACGGCCCTAGATTATGCGGCAGCGGATGCGATCGCCTTACCGAATTTAGGCGGAGTCGCCGGATTGTCCAAGACTCCCCCTTGGCTGGCGATCGCAGCAATGGCCCTTTTTACCGTCGGCGTCAGTGCTTCCCTGTTAAATCTGCTCAATCCCGCTACAGAAGGGGATACGCCCACGGTAGCTCAAAGCCCAGCGGAACCCTTACCTGAGCAGAATGTAGTCCCCGTTCCTCCCCCAGTCGTCGCCCCTCCGACCGTTCCCCCCGGGACAAATCCGGCCCCAAATGGCGTCCAGACCCCCCCGAACGGTCAACAGCCTTCCGCCTTACCCCCCAAGGCCCCAACTTCGCCTCCGGTTCCTCCGGCAGCGCCGCCCGTGGGTCAGACGAGTCCTCCTGCTGCTGCACCTCAAGCGGGAGTAAACCGTCCTTCACCGGCATCGCCTCCAGTGGCACCACCTCCGGCTGCCTCGACACCCAGACCCCTCCCTGAAGGGCGGCAGAGTGGTTTGCAGATGCCACCGCCTGGATCAGCCCCCCAGCGCCCCCAAGTCGAGTTGGAAATTACTCCGGACGATTCGGACCCGATGCCTCCCATGCGTCCGCTACCGTCCCTCGCCGACGACCCCATCCCAGAACCCCCGGATTGGGATGAACTGATGGCACAAAGGGGAAATTCTACAACTGCACCGGAACCAAGTTTCCCACCGATGCAACAGACACCGGAACGGGTCCCGACTCCGGCACCAACCCAACCCGCTTCTCCTCCAGAAACCCGCCAAGAAGGCAATCCCGCCCCAGCATCGCCTAATCGGTCCCCCTTGGATGATGCACCGCCTCCTTTGCCTAATGTCCGCCTAGATTCTTCGGCAACGGTCCCGGAAGGAGGCGAGGAGAGTTTGGTATCCGAGGCAGAAGGGATGGATGCGATCGCCCTAAAAGCGCCTCCCACATCGTTCCCAGAGTCGGAATCCAGTGCTGGGGATGTCCCCGCAGAAAGTGCCACCCGCACTCAATCCATCTTTGAGGACCCACCCCAACTCGCCGAAGCTAAGAGTTATTTCCAAGATACCTGGCAACCCCCCCAAGGGTTTAAGGACAAGTTGGAATATGTCCTCACCCTCAATCCCGATGGTTCGATTCAGCAAATCGTCCCTCTAGGAATCGCCTCGGGAACCCACATTGATATTAGTGGAGTGCCGTTGCAAGGGACGCCGTTTGTCTCACCCTTACCGGAGGCCCAGTCTCTGCAAATTCGCGTCGTCCTCGAACCCGATGGTCGGGTCTTGACTTTTGCCCAATAA
- a CDS encoding tol-pal system YbgF family protein has translation MIAIEEVVNALDCQNYREAAKLLKALREESPQNPWVGFYVGRYYEETGKLDKAEKAYRRVLREVTNPKIVSQARQGLKRIETLPKERVKEAIAQVKSDPSQLKPGLLVIEPIDVAQRSELVVKFARIMQLQPYNAKLLLPTRTWRMYRTGAIGELRVFVSELRQAGINCFCATLEEINQVRVFRITHFEAISPQAVVICKDESDRLGQLAFNWSEVSQQVEGNLPIFKQVAVENHRRTEVTYKQEMHEYIGMKDLHIPGRGCILRLCEEHYEFDKGFSFIPGQENQGKAKKYTIDSMSMHLKWQTLSKVLKQHLSAVPTWSDFTPFAETTLAEIDMLERIPSHIHLFRVQPSVWDPAFHLYSSLVFLKPYL, from the coding sequence ATGATTGCCATTGAAGAAGTCGTGAATGCACTCGACTGCCAAAACTATCGAGAAGCGGCAAAATTACTCAAAGCGCTGCGTGAAGAATCACCCCAGAATCCTTGGGTGGGGTTTTATGTGGGTCGATATTATGAAGAAACTGGGAAACTGGATAAGGCAGAGAAGGCGTATCGACGGGTACTGCGAGAGGTAACTAATCCCAAGATTGTGTCTCAGGCGCGGCAGGGGTTAAAGCGCATTGAAACCCTCCCCAAGGAACGAGTCAAGGAGGCGATCGCCCAAGTCAAGAGTGATCCCTCCCAGCTTAAACCGGGGTTGCTGGTGATTGAACCGATTGATGTGGCGCAAAGAAGCGAACTGGTGGTCAAGTTTGCGCGGATTATGCAGCTACAACCCTATAACGCCAAACTGTTGCTGCCAACGAGAACCTGGCGGATGTATCGAACCGGGGCGATCGGGGAATTGCGAGTATTTGTCTCGGAACTGCGACAAGCGGGAATCAATTGTTTTTGTGCCACTTTAGAGGAAATTAATCAAGTGCGGGTGTTCCGCATCACTCATTTTGAAGCCATTTCTCCCCAGGCGGTGGTCATTTGCAAAGACGAGAGCGATCGCCTGGGTCAATTAGCCTTTAATTGGTCCGAAGTCAGCCAACAAGTCGAAGGCAACCTCCCCATATTCAAACAAGTCGCCGTCGAAAACCATCGCCGCACCGAAGTCACTTATAAACAAGAAATGCACGAATATATCGGCATGAAAGACTTGCATATACCCGGGAGAGGCTGCATCCTGCGTCTGTGCGAAGAACATTATGAATTTGACAAAGGATTTTCCTTCATTCCGGGACAAGAAAACCAGGGAAAAGCGAAAAAATATACCATTGACAGCATGAGTATGCACTTAAAATGGCAAACCCTGAGTAAAGTCCTCAAACAACACCTATCAGCAGTCCCCACCTGGTCCGACTTTACCCCCTTCGCCGAAACCACCCTAGCCGAAATCGATATGCTAGAGCGCATCCCCTCTCACATTCATCTATTTAGAGTGCAACCGAGTGTTTGGGACCCGGCGTTTCATTTGTATAGCAGCCTAGTGTTTCTCAAACCCTATTTGTAA
- a CDS encoding Uma2 family endonuclease — MLATTPTYTITWEKLPDDFVLPDDPVDHINQPTLAVALSESLHFAGKHPKTALTTTNYAICATLNGQFVVKAPDWAYIPHITVDLSEVNRSYTPRLQGEIPAIVLEFFSEIEGEEYSIKETYPPGKFYYYEQILQVPSYGIFDIETGTLELYRLGENKRYKLESANEGSRFWIPEMQLFLGVWQGKRNNWPGYWLRWWDEDGNLLLWGTERLEQEQQRAERLAAQLRAAGIEPEE, encoded by the coding sequence ATGTTAGCCACCACCCCCACTTACACTATCACCTGGGAAAAGTTGCCCGATGATTTTGTGCTGCCTGATGACCCAGTGGATCATATCAATCAACCAACTCTTGCGGTTGCCTTAAGCGAAAGCCTACACTTTGCGGGAAAACACCCGAAAACCGCCCTCACCACTACCAACTACGCCATTTGTGCCACCCTCAATGGCCAATTCGTCGTCAAAGCGCCAGATTGGGCCTACATTCCCCACATTACCGTTGACCTTTCCGAAGTCAATCGCAGTTATACCCCCCGACTGCAAGGAGAAATTCCCGCCATCGTTCTGGAGTTTTTCTCAGAAATAGAAGGGGAAGAATATTCCATCAAAGAAACCTATCCCCCGGGAAAATTCTACTACTACGAGCAGATTTTGCAAGTTCCCAGTTATGGCATTTTTGACATAGAAACAGGGACATTAGAATTGTATCGGTTAGGGGAAAACAAACGCTATAAACTAGAATCGGCGAATGAAGGAAGCCGGTTTTGGATACCCGAAATGCAGCTATTTTTGGGAGTATGGCAAGGAAAACGAAACAATTGGCCCGGATACTGGCTACGCTGGTGGGATGAAGATGGGAATTTACTCTTATGGGGTACAGAACGGCTCGAACAGGAACAGCAACGGGCTGAACGATTAGCGGCTCAACTTCGTGCTGCGGGAATCGAACCCGAGGAATGA
- a CDS encoding HEAT repeat domain-containing protein, whose protein sequence is MGQKGKKNTVQAHQQGIQKLAEAKAAQRDCDGNVWTDLDIAVESGFSEKSVERFCGGHRVLRKTAISICTALGLDVKEVVDLNDWNPPTSDEPTTNAIDWREVCETMLNRRLSSNLLTANEDINFNLDDIHVPLALVERRQRDKRPGETRAEDGSQLYEPTGYEEKQRFEHQQFLDNILGKGEGKTKGRQIAIIGEPGAGKTTQLQKIADWILEERPDLPIWISLADLQGRELGDYLLETWLKQAIPPSRLSEQVREDFLAQLEQGRVWLLLDGVDEMATERATAGLPLQQIATQLKGWIASARVVLTCRVNVWEANLNALEAFETYRMLNFNYPTQVEAFIGKWFEHSDAANGEALRQELAKAEYQRLQDLVKNPLRLTLLCSTWQTSEGLPETQAALYKRFVGKIYQWKQNYFPTTEQQRQQLNQALGELARQGIDDAASPFRLRHQLVAEVLGDCDDDKSLFALALQLGWLNQVGVAAEDPDEKVYAFYHATFQEYFAALSLEDWDFFLPREHCDRPVPGKRYRIFDPLWKQTILLWLGRKDIEKKRKEEFIERLVTFEDGCGEWENQEKCDRGFYEYRAYFLVAAGIAEFKECDQADDIVPQIVELGFGYFNEEKQEWWTFLAPIESNAITVLAETERTKAMEVVVNLITNSQDEYTRMEAASSLGRIDPGNLTVIAALAKLIANSDDEYIRREAAISLYEIDPDNPQAIAALVNLMADPECVGSSNITTEMLREIGPENPQLIATLIDLVATSESEYTPLKAARSLGKMGQGNPQAISVLIHLLATSESEYIRMEAAQSLGKIGAGNRRAIAALVNLIANFESESIRRQAASSLGEIGAGNPQAIAVLIHLLATSESESIRMESASSLGEIGAGNQQAIAALVNLIAKSESESIRRQAAYSLGKIDPGNHQAITALVNLIAKSESESIRRQAAQSLGKFDPGNHQAITALVERMTTTTNEDTRREAAENLGKIDPGNQQAINTLVNLVKTATKEYNRREAAYSLGKIDSGNQQAITSLVNLVKTTSDEDTRRQAVTSLGKIGTGNHQAVTTLIQLIEIATDEYTRSEGAESLQKIVTTNQNYAQVIYGLKRCFTTPVSTNNPYLFKICYSLIWDSDQKLSYPEFYRAWHGEEDEVEPEPVSNLPQRLHAKLEEMGLSSCLQLICIDGSKFIDKDNPAAKIYNEMRRANCPKSADGTPRTMADLQSYWDELTLESEQPIALVFYNSLTAPELSGFSERFLQDLSKFEGAICVVTEARVSGLQTFSASQGNWFADMVNWMRGRI, encoded by the coding sequence ATGGGGCAAAAGGGCAAAAAAAATACGGTTCAGGCACATCAACAAGGGATCCAAAAACTCGCAGAAGCAAAAGCTGCTCAACGCGACTGTGACGGAAACGTCTGGACTGATTTAGATATTGCAGTTGAATCAGGGTTTAGTGAGAAATCTGTTGAGCGCTTTTGTGGGGGCCACCGTGTTCTACGGAAGACAGCTATTAGCATTTGCACCGCCTTGGGATTAGACGTAAAGGAGGTTGTGGACCTCAACGACTGGAACCCCCCAACTTCGGATGAACCCACAACCAACGCTATCGACTGGCGCGAAGTCTGCGAAACGATGCTCAACCGCAGACTCAGCAGTAACCTTCTCACTGCCAACGAGGATATCAACTTTAACCTCGATGACATTCACGTTCCCCTGGCGCTAGTGGAACGACGCCAGCGCGACAAACGCCCGGGGGAGACCCGCGCCGAAGACGGTTCGCAACTCTACGAACCCACGGGATATGAAGAAAAGCAGCGCTTTGAACACCAGCAGTTTTTGGATAATATCCTCGGCAAAGGGGAAGGCAAAACCAAAGGGCGGCAGATTGCCATCATCGGCGAACCGGGTGCCGGAAAAACCACCCAGTTGCAAAAAATCGCCGATTGGATTTTAGAGGAACGCCCGGATTTGCCGATTTGGATTTCTTTAGCTGACTTGCAGGGACGGGAACTGGGGGACTATTTGCTGGAAACTTGGCTGAAACAAGCGATTCCCCCGTCGCGCCTGAGTGAACAGGTGCGGGAAGACTTTTTGGCGCAACTGGAACAAGGGCGGGTGTGGTTGCTGCTGGATGGGGTGGATGAGATGGCGACGGAAAGGGCCACCGCAGGATTGCCACTCCAGCAAATCGCCACTCAACTCAAAGGCTGGATCGCCTCAGCGCGGGTGGTTCTGACTTGTCGGGTTAATGTCTGGGAAGCGAATCTCAATGCTTTGGAAGCGTTCGAGACTTATCGGATGCTGAATTTTAACTATCCCACCCAGGTGGAAGCGTTTATCGGCAAGTGGTTTGAACACAGTGATGCCGCTAACGGGGAAGCCCTGCGCCAGGAATTAGCCAAAGCGGAATATCAGCGCCTACAGGATTTGGTGAAAAATCCCCTGCGGTTGACCCTGCTGTGCAGCACTTGGCAAACCTCCGAAGGGTTACCGGAAACTCAGGCAGCACTCTACAAACGATTTGTGGGGAAAATTTATCAGTGGAAACAGAACTATTTCCCCACCACCGAACAGCAGCGTCAGCAACTTAACCAGGCATTAGGAGAGTTGGCGCGGCAAGGAATAGATGATGCCGCCTCTCCGTTTCGCCTGCGGCATCAGTTAGTTGCCGAGGTACTGGGGGATTGTGATGATGATAAGTCTCTGTTTGCCTTAGCGCTGCAACTGGGTTGGTTAAATCAGGTGGGAGTCGCAGCAGAAGACCCCGATGAGAAGGTTTACGCTTTCTATCACGCCACGTTTCAGGAATATTTCGCCGCGTTAAGTCTTGAGGATTGGGATTTTTTTCTGCCTAGAGAACATTGCGATCGCCCAGTTCCGGGAAAGCGCTATCGCATCTTTGACCCCCTGTGGAAACAGACAATTTTGCTGTGGTTGGGGCGCAAAGATATAGAGAAGAAAAGGAAAGAGGAGTTTATTGAGAGGTTAGTCACGTTTGAGGATGGATGCGGAGAATGGGAAAACCAAGAGAAGTGCGATCGCGGGTTTTATGAATATCGCGCCTATTTTCTTGTTGCTGCGGGAATAGCCGAGTTTAAGGAATGCGATCAGGCTGATGATATTGTTCCTCAAATTGTGGAGTTGGGGTTTGGTTACTTTAATGAAGAAAAGCAAGAGTGGTGGACTTTTCTCGCTCCCATAGAATCAAACGCGATAACTGTTCTGGCAGAAACAGAACGAACCAAGGCGATGGAGGTGGTAGTCAATTTAATCACTAACTCGCAAGATGAATATACACGCATGGAAGCGGCATCAAGTTTGGGGAGAATTGACCCGGGCAATCTGACGGTGATCGCCGCGTTAGCCAAATTAATCGCCAACTCTGACGATGAATATATCCGTAGGGAAGCAGCAATAAGTTTGTATGAAATTGACCCGGACAATCCACAGGCGATCGCGGCGTTAGTTAATTTAATGGCCGATCCTGAATGTGTAGGTAGCAGCAACATAACGACAGAAATGTTGAGGGAAATTGGCCCGGAAAATCCACAGCTAATCGCGACGTTAATCGATTTAGTCGCCACTTCTGAATCTGAATATACACCCCTGAAAGCGGCACGAAGCTTGGGGAAAATGGGACAGGGCAATCCACAGGCGATCTCGGTGTTAATCCATTTACTCGCCACCTCTGAATCCGAATATATCCGCATGGAAGCGGCACAAAGCTTGGGGAAAATTGGCGCAGGCAATCGACGGGCAATCGCGGCGTTAGTCAATTTAATCGCCAACTTTGAATCTGAATCTATCCGCAGGCAAGCGGCGTCAAGTTTGGGGGAAATTGGCGCGGGCAATCCACAGGCGATCGCGGTGTTAATTCATTTACTCGCCACCTCTGAATCTGAATCTATCCGCATGGAATCGGCGTCAAGTTTAGGGGAAATTGGCGCGGGCAATCAACAGGCGATTGCGGCATTAGTCAATTTAATCGCCAAATCTGAATCTGAATCTATCCGCAGGCAAGCAGCATATAGCTTGGGAAAAATTGACCCGGGCAATCACCAGGCGATCACGGCATTAGTCAATTTAATCGCCAAATCTGAATCTGAATCTATCCGCAGGCAAGCAGCACAGAGCTTGGGAAAATTTGACCCGGGCAATCACCAGGCGATAACAGCATTAGTGGAGCGGATGACAACTACTACAAATGAGGATACCCGCAGAGAAGCAGCAGAGAACTTGGGAAAAATTGACCCGGGCAATCAACAGGCTATTAATACCTTAGTAAACCTAGTGAAAACTGCTACTAAAGAGTATAACCGTAGGGAAGCAGCATATAGCTTGGGGAAAATTGACTCTGGCAATCAACAGGCTATTACTAGCTTAGTAAACTTGGTGAAAACTACCAGTGATGAGGATACCCGTAGGCAAGCGGTAACTAGCTTAGGGAAAATTGGTACAGGAAATCACCAGGCTGTTACTACTTTAATCCAGCTAATAGAAATTGCTACGGATGAATATACTCGGAGTGAAGGGGCAGAAAGTTTACAGAAAATTGTTACTACAAATCAGAATTATGCCCAAGTTATCTATGGCTTAAAACGCTGCTTCACCACTCCAGTAAGTACGAATAATCCTTACTTATTTAAGATATGCTACTCTCTCATTTGGGATTCCGACCAAAAGCTATCTTATCCTGAATTTTATCGGGCTTGGCATGGTGAGGAGGATGAAGTAGAACCAGAACCAGTCTCCAATTTACCCCAGCGCCTCCATGCCAAATTGGAAGAAATGGGATTGTCTTCATGCCTCCAGTTAATCTGCATTGATGGCAGCAAGTTTATCGATAAAGATAATCCTGCTGCTAAAATCTACAACGAAATGCGCCGCGCTAACTGTCCCAAAAGTGCAGATGGCACACCGAGAACAATGGCGGATCTGCAATCCTATTGGGATGAATTGACGTTAGAATCGGAACAGCCGATCGCCTTAGTATTTTACAACTCTCTAACTGCACCGGAACTCTCAGGATTTAGTGAGAGATTCCTCCAGGATTTAAGTAAGTTTGAGGGGGCAATTTGCGTGGTGACTGAGGCGCGAGTCAGTGGGTTGCAAACCTTCTCGGCAAGTCAAGGGAATTGGTTTGCAGATATGGTCAATTGGATGAGGGGAAGGATTTAA
- a CDS encoding DUF2442 domain-containing protein yields the protein MTPKADERVKTVEFTEDCLRVELMDCRIISVPLAWYPRLLHATPEQLSQWQICGGGYGIHWQALEEDISTEGLLRGSPAPGYS from the coding sequence ATGACACCAAAAGCAGATGAACGAGTGAAAACTGTAGAGTTTACAGAAGACTGTCTCCGGGTCGAACTGATGGACTGTCGCATCATTTCTGTCCCCTTAGCTTGGTATCCTCGGTTATTGCACGCCACGCCGGAACAACTCTCTCAATGGCAGATTTGTGGCGGTGGTTATGGGATTCATTGGCAAGCTCTTGAGGAAGATATTAGCACCGAGGGTTTACTTCGGGGTTCTCCTGCACCTGGATATTCCTAA
- a CDS encoding DUF2442 domain-containing protein, translating to MIFYSHLAQLKRILAAWQTGASERLIAKATVLEDRLLVTDCALQTWEIPFQQLPILAKLSPENRAEFEIDEDGSYLYWPSGDIHLDMEALRAIVDPEWQTRLRVERAIYDQYFGEAVAAVRKAHHLKQTDIPGVSSRQIRRIEKGDRPKLETLRKLSQAHGLTVNEYMEEIAATLSQWRSIT from the coding sequence GTGATTTTTTATTCTCATCTCGCTCAACTCAAGCGGATTTTAGCGGCATGGCAAACGGGAGCATCGGAGCGATTAATCGCGAAAGCTACGGTGCTTGAAGACCGTTTATTAGTCACGGACTGCGCCTTACAAACCTGGGAAATTCCCTTCCAGCAGTTACCGATTTTAGCAAAACTTTCCCCGGAAAACCGAGCGGAATTTGAAATTGATGAAGATGGAAGTTATCTCTATTGGCCGAGTGGCGATATTCACCTGGATATGGAAGCCCTTCGAGCCATAGTGGATCCGGAATGGCAGACTCGTCTCCGGGTTGAACGGGCAATTTATGACCAATATTTTGGGGAGGCGGTGGCAGCGGTTAGGAAGGCGCATCATCTCAAACAAACCGATATTCCGGGGGTTTCATCCCGCCAGATTCGGCGTATTGAAAAAGGCGATCGCCCGAAATTGGAAACCCTGAGAAAATTATCTCAGGCGCATGGTCTCACGGTCAATGAATATATGGAGGAAATTGCTGCCACTCTATCTCAATGGAGAAGTATTACCTAG
- a CDS encoding tetratricopeptide repeat protein has protein sequence MPNRNFLIPLSIALGLFTVVPPVMGQALLPRTLQLDGTQLEQQGLFLAEEAAQLARFQQFELALARAELAAQLAPNAPQTWGILGSLYLQSKELPKGIAALERARSLDPENHVVMFALGSAYFQQQNYQQAINSLQAGLKLQPDVPGALFDLGNAYYMTRDYRQAIAQYERAVAQDETFWPAMNNIGLAEYEQGNASAAIERWEAALSIDSEAAEPMMAIAVATYAKGNRERGLALGEAALQIDPRYGEVEFLVENLWGTRLMEDTKKFLETPRIQATLAQLAPTPHQH, from the coding sequence GTGCCAAATCGTAATTTTTTGATTCCTCTGTCCATCGCCCTTGGTCTGTTTACGGTGGTTCCACCTGTGATGGGACAGGCTTTGTTGCCTCGGACTCTCCAGCTTGATGGGACTCAGTTGGAACAGCAAGGGTTGTTTTTGGCGGAAGAAGCGGCTCAGTTGGCGAGATTTCAGCAGTTTGAGTTGGCTTTAGCCCGGGCGGAACTGGCGGCGCAGCTTGCGCCGAATGCTCCCCAAACTTGGGGGATTTTAGGGAGTTTGTATTTGCAATCGAAGGAGTTGCCGAAGGGGATTGCAGCGTTGGAACGGGCCCGATCGCTGGATCCGGAGAATCATGTGGTGATGTTTGCCCTGGGTTCGGCTTATTTTCAGCAACAAAATTACCAGCAGGCGATTAACTCCCTGCAAGCGGGATTGAAGTTGCAACCGGATGTACCGGGGGCATTATTCGATTTGGGCAATGCCTACTACATGACTAGAGATTATCGGCAGGCGATCGCCCAATATGAACGAGCAGTGGCCCAGGATGAAACATTCTGGCCAGCGATGAACAATATTGGTTTAGCGGAATACGAACAAGGGAATGCCTCTGCTGCAATTGAACGCTGGGAAGCAGCACTCAGCATTGACTCGGAAGCTGCGGAACCGATGATGGCGATCGCGGTGGCAACCTATGCCAAAGGCAACCGAGAACGGGGTCTGGCCCTCGGAGAAGCGGCATTACAGATTGATCCGCGCTATGGGGAAGTGGAGTTTCTGGTCGAAAATCTCTGGGGGACTCGTCTGATGGAAGATACCAAAAAATTCTTGGAAACCCCGCGCATTCAAGCGACCCTGGCGCAATTGGCTCCCACGCCACATCAGCATTAA
- a CDS encoding response regulator: protein MRTVLIVEDDLVNARVFSKILTKRGGLNVKHTENVEEVMQIAQAGEADVILMDVSLSRSVYQGKAVDGIKITQMLKADPKTSYLPIILVTAHAMAGDKESFLEQSGADGYISKPVVDHQEFVDQIAALLPKEEG from the coding sequence ATGAGAACCGTTCTAATTGTGGAGGACGATCTGGTCAACGCTAGGGTTTTCTCTAAAATCCTCACCAAGCGGGGTGGCCTCAATGTCAAGCATACCGAAAATGTGGAAGAGGTGATGCAAATTGCCCAAGCCGGTGAGGCAGATGTGATTTTAATGGATGTGTCCCTGTCTCGCAGCGTTTACCAAGGCAAGGCAGTGGATGGCATCAAAATTACTCAAATGCTCAAAGCTGACCCCAAAACCTCCTATTTGCCGATTATTTTGGTAACGGCACACGCGATGGCGGGGGATAAGGAATCTTTTCTGGAACAGAGTGGGGCCGATGGCTACATTTCTAAACCCGTAGTGGATCATCAAGAGTTCGTTGACCAGATTGCGGCCCTACTGCCCAAAGAGGAGGGATGA